The window CTCAGACTGCTCCTCTTCAGCGCCCTGACCACCAGCATGAGGGGAACCAAGATGGAGAACAACCATCGCCACGGCGACACCGGCTGCAGCGTTCCTgagaacagacacacatacaagcTCAGACCGCCATTGTGAATAATCGCAGTGACATTGCTCCACCTGAGAAAGATCAGTCGCTTTTCAAGATTGTGGGAACGAGAAAGTCATTTGAAGGAGACACAAAATCTTCTTCAGTTTTTCTGCATAAAAGGGCATATTAGTCCTGAGTTTAGTACATTCAACGGGGTGCAATTTCTGGACGGTGGGGTATAAACTTTAGCTGGGAGCCgatgctggagacccaggccgtattacTGGACCctctggagggaagggaggcaccggagaaccagaaccaggactgagcgggtcagactgtcagaccctgctgcagtaaaatgagaggttttctaaagggactctggtgaggaaacactaccactttagtccacaggggccgccaaaatcaacacaaaacgAAAGTTCCTCGTAGAaactttcacaaaatgtttcatataatCTGCAAACAGCCAAATAGAAATAATTCTTACACTAAAATCAAAACATATTCTTTGGACTTACCGGAGTAGCTGCTGATGGTGACGGAGAGCAGCCAGAAGGAGAGGGAAAGCGCCAAAGTGGCGCACAGCACGATCATATCAGTAATCATCTTGATGTATTCTTTCAACAGGATCTCATTCTCAGAGTTCATGATGACGGACGCTCCGAGCTGCAGGACAGGAAACAGAGACGGCTACATCAGCGGGCGTGTTCGGTACAATACAGGGAAATTCTAattcttatatttgtttttattggtcaTGGTTACATTTTGCTGGTAATCTTTGTGTCGAAATTCTGGTAACTTGACCAGGGAAGCGAGCAGAATTTTTGCTCTTCAAAATGTAAGAGTTTAAGGTGATCTCTGTTTAAACTGAAGGTTGTTGGCTCTTTTCCCAAATCTTTACAAACAAGATAGTCAGTAAGATGTTCACATGACTGATAGAAATAGATAAAAATGAGAGCATAGATTAACAGATACGAGAATATCCCATTCTTATCAGATGGAGTCCAGTTGACCCAAACTTTCAACAttcctcttggtttttgtgTCAAACCAGCCGCCATTTAAAAGCTGCTATACAAACAGACTTGTTATTTCATGCAGaaggatttgttgtttttatatctgAGCTAAAACCAGAGAATATTGGGTTAAAACAGATCCTCTTTGTTCTCCGTGAAGTTTGATGGAAGTGATTTCATGTAGCCCCGCTGTGTTTTAGGTGGAGTTAAAAAACGGcctttttaaattctatttaaTATGGTCATATGGTACGTTTGGAGTGAGTTATGCCTCGTGTGCTGTGAATAATGTTGCTTGCACAACAGTCATAATTTATGTTTGCTCCTGGTGATCTTCATCGCTGGTTTGGAAGAAGGAAATAACCGCAGAAACAGGCGAagcagctttaaaataaaacacatttcctttatCAGTGCGGGGAATCTAATCTACGCCGATGTGAAGAGTCGTTCATGTGGAAACACTGAATCCATTTTAGATTTGTCcccaaaaaaaaggtcaaaccaCTGGATGGAACAGAAGCTATTCAGGGATTAGGTTTAGATCCGTGGAGACTAATTTCctcaatcaaaaacaaaatacctGGATGATTTTATCCCCTGAGATTGACCTTTGAACTGTCTcatatagttatagttatgaatatttaagCTTAGAAAAAATTGTTCAACAATTCTCAAACTATGCGTCTCATTCATACGGAGCATTCAAAGATCCCGTCCTAATGTGATTTCAGTGAGAGtcatgaggaagaagaaaaagtatcTGAGGTTTGCATGACCACAAAGCTCAACAAGGAAACAGTGTGTGAGGAAACACtgagtgaataaaataaaataaaataaaatgaaatgaaataaatgaaatagtgAGGAAACACtgagtgaataaaataaaataaaataaaatgaaatgaaataaatgaaatagtgAGGAAACACtgagtgaataaaataaaattaaattaaatgaaagataaaataaaataaaataaaatagtgagGAAACACTGAGTGAGGAAACAATTAAAttacatgaaataaaatgaaataaaataaaatagtgagGAAACACTGAGTGAGGAAACAATTAAATTAGAtgaaataagtgaaataaaataaaatagtgagGAAACACTGAGTGAGGAAACAATTAAattagatgaaataaaataaaataaaatagtgagGAAACACTGAGTGAGGACACAATTAAattagatgaaataaaataaaataaaataatgaggaaacaattaaattagataaaatgaaattaaaaaaaattcaaattagaaataataaaaattaaatagaatAGTGAGGAAACACTGAGTGAGGaaacaattcaaattaaaaataataacaattaaataaaatagtgaGGAAACACTAAATGGGGAAACAATTaaattggataaaataaaatttaaaaaaataaaaattaaataaaatagtgaGGAAACACTGAGGGAATTGTTTACTAGAGagactaaaaaaacactttctagAAACCTCTactaataagataaaataagacaacagcagcaaagaggatagtgcaaacaagagacatagtaaataaaaaaaagatcaaaataagtattataaataagcaaatgagcaataaagaacagtaaagaactaCTGCATTCAAACTATTAAattagatgaaataaaataaaataaaatagtgagGAAACACTGAGTGAGGAAACAATTAAATtagatgaaataaaattaaataaaattaaatagaaTAGTGAGGAAACAATTaaattggataaaataaaatttaaaagaataaaaataaaatagtgaggaaacacagagggaaTTGTTTACTAGAGagactaaaaaacacacattctagAAACCTCTactaataagataaaataagataacaaacaagagacatagtaaataaaaaaaatatcaaaataagtattataaataagcaaatgagcaataaagaacagtaaagaactactgcattcaaacaattaaattagatgaaataaaataaaatagtgagGAAACACTGAGTGAGGACACAATTAAattagatgaaataaaataaaataaaataaaatagtgagGAAACAATTaaattggataaaataaaattaataaaaattaaaattaaataaaatagtgaGGAAATACAGAGGGAATTGTTTACTAGAgagactaaaaaaaacactttctagAAACCTCTactaataagataaaataagataacaaacaagagacatagtaaataaaaaaaagctcaaaataagtattataaataagcaaatgagcaataaagaacagtaaagaactactgcattcaaacaattaaattagatgaaataaaataaaataaaatagtgagGAAACACTGAGTGAGGAAACAATTAAATTggataaaattaaattaaaataaataaaaattaaataaaatagtgaGGAAACACTGAGGGAATTGTTTACTAGAGagactaaaaaaaataagataacaaacaagagacatagtaaataaaaaaaagatcaaaataagtattataaataagcaaatgagcaataaagaacagtaaagaactactgcattcaaacaattaaattagtaaaaataagtaaacattATCAAAACCAGAATAAAATTTATTGCCAAAAAGTTTTTATCTTACAAATAATCTGGTGCATAATATAAAGATATTAAGAGTAATTAAGCATGCAGAGTGTGACAGTATGCAGACGATCCCTTCTCTACGTTGAAGGCTCACCTGTAATAAACACCTGTTCATGCACTCACCTGGTGAAAGGTGTCGCGGAGCCATGGTTGGTTGAAACACGTCACAACGATATTTAAGAATCTGCAGTAGTTTCATTGATAAATAAGCTGGTTTCAGTGAATAGTAGCAGAGGAGACTGTAGCTCCGAGCTCACTACTGAGGCTGAGCCGTGACCACGCCCCCAGGAAGAGACTGACACGACTTCCGGGTTCATCACGTGGTGCCAGCGTGTCCAATTAGATTCGCTCCCCACGtaaatcttcttcttcctcgGTGTTTATTGGCAGTTGGCAAACCAGATAAGAGGCGTAATGCCGCCACCTACTGGACGGGAGTGGGACGCGGTAGGAATtgacaattaaattaaattaaattaaatgaaattaaattaaattaaatgaaatgaaattaaattaaattaaattaaattaaattaaattaaattaaattaaattaaattaaattaaattaaattaaattaaaattgaagtgaaaaaatgaaataaaattaagtaaaatgaaataaaataaaatgaaataaaaaaatgaaataaaatgaaataaaatgaaataaaatgaaataaaataaaatgaaataaaatgaaataaaatgaaatgaaataaaataaaatgaaataaaaaattgaaataaaaaattgaaataaattgaaattaaattaaattaaacgaaattaaatgaaataaattgaaattaaattaaattaaataaattgaaatgaaattaaattaaacgaaattaaatgaaataaatttaaataaattaaattagattaaattaaattaaataaattaaattaaattaaattaaacgaaattaaatgaaataaattgaataatgCTCACACCCCTGATTTTAAGAAGTGTGCTTAATGACCAAAGAACAAGCAGAGCTCTGTCTCCAGCTgtcaacacaaaattaattGGTACTATCTCATCAGATCATATAAAGTTCCTAGAATCCCCCGAGGATCACATTGTGAGGAACAGAGGAacattctcctccttcttcagctcAATAAATTCTtcaaaaagcctcttggataagctggaaaatgcatcttcccaaaactgaaaatagagttgtcttttctttttagagattCTCTTTTCTCACGGGACAGAGACGTGACAGacatatgatgatcttattaaatatgcaactctgtctcctacaaaatgacCTTCTAGTACAATAAAACTGCATCGTACgttgtaaagtaaaacaaaaccgTAACTACTTGGTTgtgtttggcttaaaataagaatattacGTAGTTTAAGCTAGAGAGGTAAATTTAAATAAGTCAATGTCAATTTTTGCTTTCACACTGGACACGAACAGaagtctcctgagtgaaagtcctgtgtttgtttgacccatcctcATACGCAGACTTCTGCAGTCCAGAAACATAACAACTTTCCCTCCAAAGATTATTTACAATGCAATCTTTAGTTGAATGGAAAATtgttatggtctgtttgactctaaatggagcatcatttactaaatgaacatcatgctgtattgaagaagacttgaaactagagattgagaccataaactcatgtttacaatgtttactgagggaataaatcaagagagaagtagagtcattttctcatagacttctatacaaccagagaagacacatgaagtattggcttcactctgtAGAACTGGAGGTTAACGCCTGGGAGAAACCATACATATGGTATAAAAGCTCCGCCTCGTTACATATTAAGAGCTCAACAGGAATATTTAATGGATTAAATGAAAATAGTGTTTTCAGGTGTTTTGCACGGCGCTTGCCCCTGAATTCAGCACAGACTCCATCAACAGGACACGCCCTGCGTTTCATGTTCCCTGCACCAgtgcttttatattttgtgtttgtcaccTGGTGTCTCAAAGTTGTGTTTTAcctttatacaaataaaaacatttccagCAACAACTGCTGCATAAAAAATGACCAGAATACAGGAAATTAAGTGTTTGATGCTCAAGATTTCCCCCCATTTATTATGTGTCCCCACATTGCCATAACTTGCCTGTTGCTGAAACAATAACTGATCCTCATTGCAGATGTTTGTCACAGCGCCCAGTTAGATTTTCCTCTTCTCTGACATCAACGTTCAACATCATATTGGTCTTTGATTAAGTCACTTAAGAGTTTACATCTTATCTTCTCTTGCAGGTGTTTACCAtcttacattatattttatttattctcaatTCACACAAGTTACGTCTGTACAAAAAACTCCAGATATATCATGTAAAATATTCACTACTGGCTTTACCTGCAATGTGTTACTTTCTCTTAGAGGCACTTAAAGGCAAAACCAGAAAATctacagtgatgattaaaaAACCACTTATAGTTCTCGTTCTGGTCAAAATAAATTACTCTGAAATTACTGCcaaacatgaacaaacaaacgagagagatgaggaaagaGATGATTCCACCTACCGAGCAGAGACGagtcgaggaggaggaggaggaggaggaggagaggaaaaatgtaatttgggcCAATTTTGAAGACACTTTTAAGGGGAGCAGAGATCCacccctgcagagagagagagagagagactcatgggtaatgtagttgcCAAATGCAACCTTAATAATTCCCTTTTGatttgcagatatttggtcaGCGGATCAAACTCACATTTCACTGTAAACAGTTTTCACTCCTCCACCAAacctctgtgtgtttacacCACATTTAAGCATGTTTCACATTCTATTGTCAAAGCTGTTCaattcattaaacatttttgtttctttggacAAGAAAAAAGGGATCTGAAGACGCTaacttggcttttttttctaatttctcccctatttttctgatattttataaattaaaaggTTGATAAATGAATCCAAATTCATCCCAAAATATTTGTTAGCTGCAGGTGCAAAACATGGATTTTGTTATTCAATGAAGTGGATGTTTGCTTTACAGGATAAGTGAGAACTTTTCAGGAAATGTCAGCAGATCACAAAGGATATGTTGATCACTCCctgaaacattaagaacatCATTGTGATGAATCAACTGGTTGTTGTGATGTTTTACTGAGTTCCACAGCGGTGGACACGCTGCTCAAAATCTAAAACGATACGTAAtttcttgatttgttttttatagacTCATCAGATCGTTTCACTGACTCTCTAACAAAGACTCAACAGAGGAAACATCATCTGACAGTCTATAAAGTGGACATTCCCAGAAAGCACCATTCCAAACTTATTTTGGGTTTGAACCATTTTACTCAGAATTATCTTGATGACATTAAAGAGGGTTCATatctaaaaatgacaaagacagAACTGTGATTGTTGCACATTCTGTTGAGCTATGAAAATATGTATGAGGGATATAATTGTggagaaaatgtcatttttaaatgtgtgtgggCAGAAGAGTTTGTAATACTGTATCTCAAACGTTTTGTTAATGTGTGAACTATTCGGATCCTCGTCCTTTGGGTCgattttctgttttcaattttgGCATTTAGATATAGATATTTGTCAACATGTATTCGTAAATGTGTACTGAGGTTTGTAAATATGTATTGAGATTTGTATATGTGTACACAAATCCGTTAATTTGCGCTTGGATTTGTATACCTGTGTAGTAAcacctgtatgtgtgtactGAGGTTTGTCCATGTGTACACAAATGTGTCCTGAGATGGTAAATGTGcacaaaaatctgtaaatgtacAATTAGTTGTTTAGTGcatataattctttttttacataacgtgcaaatattatttacatttacagacatttaaaaatattatatatatattattataattaattattattaatataccGGAAGTGAAAATGCTTATTATGCGACGCATTTcctgaattatatatatatataatcttattaaaaaaatgtaaataaatgtgccAAATAAATTATTGCTTATTGctaaaaaaattattaatatttaaaaaataattaatattaaaggggacatattgttttagttagggttagttaagttagtttaatatttaatatttaatatttgatatttaatttacagacatttaaaaatctcaaaacacacataaagatgCATGTTTCACTACTCTCactactttatttttaataattaaataattaatatttaaaaaataattaatattaaaggggacatattgttttagttagggttagttaagttagtttaatatttaatatttgatatttaatttacagacatttaaaaatctcaaaacacacataaagatgCATGTTTCACTACTCTCactactttatttttaataattaaataattaatatttaaaaaataattaatattaaaggggacatattgttttagttagggttagttaagttagtttaatatttaatatttaatatttaatatttgatatttaatttacagacatttaaaaatctcaaaacacacataaagatgCATGTTTCACTACTCTCactactttatttttaataattaaataattaatatttaaaaaataattaatattaaaggggacatattgttttagttagggttagttaagttagtttaatatttaatatttaatatttgatatttaatttacagacatttaaaaatctcaaaacacacataaagatgCATGTTTCACTACTCTCactactttatttttaataattaaataattaatatttaaaaaataattaatattaaaggggacatattgttttagttagggttagttaagttagtttaatatttaatatttaatatttgatatttaatttacagacatttaaaaatctcaaaacacacataaagatgCATGTTTCACTACTCTCactactttatttttaataattaaataattaatatttaaaaaataattaatattaaaggggacatattgttttagttagggttagttaagttagtttaatatttaatatttgatatttaatttacagacatttaaaaatctcaaaacacacataaagatgCATGTTTCACTACTCTCactactttatttttaataattaaataattaatatttaaaaaataattaatattaaaggggacatattgttttagttagggttagttaagttagtttaatatttaatatttaatatttgatatttaatttacagacatttaaaaatctcaaaacacacataaagatgCATGTTTCACTACTCTCactactttatttttaataattaaataattaatatttaaaaaataattaatattaaaggggacatattgttttagttagggttagttaagttagtttaatatttaatatttaatatttgatatttaatttacagacatttaaaaatctcaaaacacacataaagatgCATGTTTCACTACTCTCactactttatttttaataattaaataattaatatttaaaaaataattaatattaaaggggacatattgttttagttagggttagttaagttagtttaatatttaatatttgatatttaatttacagacatttaaaaatctcaaaacacacataaagatgCATGTTTCACTACTCTCactactttatttttaataattaaataattaatatttaaaaaataattaatattaaaggggacatattgttttagttagggttagttaagttagttttaatatttaatatttgatatttaatttacagacatttaaaaatctcaaaacacacataaagatgCATGTTTCACTACTCTCactactttatttttaataattaaataattaatatttaaaaaataattaatattaaaggggacatattgttttagttagggttagttaagttagtttaatatttaatatttaatatttaatatttaatatttaatatttaatttacagacatttaatttaaaaaaaatgttgtgtttttacctAATTATTACacctttactgtgttattacttattaattataaattattattctttttttatctttatatatgtCTCCTGTTTATTTGCAGCAGTCCCGCAATCCCCGCATATAGTATTTAATCGAATCGCTTTTATTGTGGTACTCCTGGCTCGCCGTAGTGTTTACATCCGCTGGATCCAACATGGCGCCgggcagctagcagctagctcgTTAGCTCGTTCTGCACCATGACGGAGGCGGCGGAGGAGCTGCGGCCCGTTCCCCGGGAGCGAGCCATCCTGGAGAGCTTCTTCACGCAGCTCGGCATGTTCTCCTTCGACAGGGCCAAGGACTAcgtggagaaggagaaggacaGCAGCCGCAGCGCCGGGGCCATCGGGGCCGCGCTGCTCGCCGCGCTGGCCCACCTGGCCGCGGCGGAGAAGGCGTACCACAACATGACATTCCTCGGGCAGAAGATCggtaatgtttattttttttattattattttggagTTATAAATTGCAATACTACagtgtgtaaatatgttttataaattaaaaaatattattattatttattattaatataccGGAAGTGAAAATGCTTCCGGTATATTAATTTGCCAATATAAATGATTGCATTTCCTGAAAAAaatttatataattgtatatttaaaaaaaaatagattaatgttttaataaatatatatatattttaaaataaattaatatttaaattaatatttaagttattattaatataccggaataaaattattataaatgaattattttatattatatatatataaatatatattatatatataattaatttaataaatgccAATAAAttattgcttaaaaaaaatgttttaaaaataattaatattttaaaaattaaaattaattaatattttaaaaaatttttttttataatttaatatttatataatatttatattttaaatattatattttttatttgagttaaaagtagcaatactacagtgtataaaatatttaatattttaaaaatatattttttatattattttattaatattaatgaaaatttatattttaaatattatatttattttattttatttagtaaataaaTGTGCCAATAAATTACagttataaaaatatttaatatttaaaaaataattaatatttaaaaaataattaatattatagtggaaatttttttttaattagggtTAGTTGAGTTAGGgttagtttaatatttaatattttaaggtttttagggtatttagggttagttagttagttagttagttagttcttatttatttatttttattaatttaattaaatttcttCTTTCATCCCAAAGAAAAAACTAGATAGGCTACTTTTAATAGCAGCAAATGCAATGTAAAGtaggaaaagtaaaaatattaaaaataaataaggtgcaaattcaaaatatatacattgCCAAAAAAACTGGTTGgatcattaaatataaatagattATTCTAGGTGTTTTGCATATACAGTagatatttcaaaaaaagtcaaaaatgaaGTGAGCGTAAGACGTTAATACAGAATAATCATATTTGTTTATGATATTGAACATTATGTCCCACAAATCAGTTGTAATTAAATTAGTTGCAATGATAAAATAATCCACAAAAGAGTGTTTCCTCTGAAATGTGTCTGAagaatacttttattttccagcaCAGAATGTGAAAAAGGTtgtgcaaataataaaaagttcTTATTCCTTTAAATTGAACATGAAGCAGTTACATATTTCCATCACCAGATGGCGCTGTAGCACATTCATAATGTTAGAATAAccatctcctctgtctctgcaggcGGCCAGAGCTTCTTCAGCCGCAAAGACTCCATCCGGACCATCTACACCTCCCTCTACAACGAGCTCAGGAAGGTGATGACGACGGGGCGCCACGGCCAGCCGGGCTCCGCCTCCTACCTGGAGGACCTGCTGTCGCACCTGTCGGAGCAGCTCTGCCACTTCACCCAGGCCCGCATGGAGATGGCCGACCTGTACGAGAAGATGCACTCGCTGGGCAGCCAGAAGAGCATCAACTCTGAGGAGCTGGTCACCACGCTGGAGGCCGTCCTGCACAAATACTGCTCCAAGTGGGTTCCTGTCTGATTCATCTATATACTAAGGaagtacaaacaaacaaacaaacaaacaaacaaacaaacatgtaaagGCCTCTTTACATGTCTAAGTCTTAATTAACTTAACTAtcaagtaaagaaaaaacactcacTTTTTCCAGTTATTCAAACTGGGTTCAGTCTTAAAGTATCtgcatttatgtaaaaaaaaaaacttccccaGTAGCAACACAGTATTCAAAGTGTGTATctgtttatacatttaataaattaatgtaCTTAAGTGCAGTATTGAGGTACTTTCACTTAACTTTAGTACTTAATTGTCGGCTACTTTTGCACTTTTCAACTTCAGGTCAGAGGGAAATTGTACTTTTTGACGTtactacatttatatacaacCTGAAGTTACTagttattttacagattaaggatttaaatttaacatttatgaTCAATTTAAGTCCTTAAAGTATTTCATTCACAAAATTAAGCTTCAGGTAATTTctaaaatcaatttttttaatactggAAAAGCAGTTACAGAGTTGATTTACATTCAAAACATATGATCCGTTTAAAGTGACAAATGtagaatatttaaatttaaataaatgtctgcaaAGTTTATTCCAttgtattcacacacaaaaatggaATTATAGACACAATTCAACAGAAAGACTCCAGACTGCTCATTCCTTTGCTTTCACACTAACATTCTAGTCTTGcttctttaattgttttagtCTTAATTCTAGCTCAGCATCCTGCCtcagtttttcttgtttcaaGCTAAAGtagatttaaataataaaaaaacttacTTTTATGCTGCAGTGACTGTTTTATGGTGTGGCCCAGATTATGCAAAGAAATGAGGGCAATTAAAGACAAACGGGTAGAGGAGAGAGTGACGTATTGGggttggaggaggagaacgTTCTGCTTATTCCAGCAAACAGAATTCCACCTTTTTCAAAACTGTCCTacagctgcagcagtttgatACCAAACATCTGGATCTTCAGTGTTTTGTCTTCAGGACAAAGtgacctctgtgtctgtgtttgtgttcccactgacctcctcctcctcctcctcaggttcCACCACCCGATCCTGGGCCGGGTGGAGGAGGGCTTCCAGACGGAGGTGGACGTGGTGACCCAGCTGCTGCGCTGCCAGGCTCAGGTGTCCGAGTGGCGCTTCCTTCCGGCGCTGCTCAGCCTGCACGCGGCCACCTCCAAGCTCACCGCGTGGGGCCAGCTGTTCCAGCGGCAGAAGGAGACCCGTAAGCATCTGTTCGGCGGCCAGTCCCAGAAGGCCACGCAGCCGCCGCACCTGTACGCGTGGCTGCAGCGCTTCCAGGCCGCGCTCCTCGCCAAGTTCAGCTTCTACTTCCACGAGGCCCTGAGCCGGCAGGCGGTGCCGGCGGACATGCGCGCCATGACCGCGCGCACCGCTCCGGACTACCACGGCAAGATCTGCTCGTTCGTCCGCAAACACGACGCCAGCAACGTGTCGCTGGTGTTCGACAACCGCGGCTCTGAGAGCTTCCAGGGCCACGGGTACCACCACCCGCACTCCTACCGCGAGGCCCCGAAGGGCGTG is drawn from Anoplopoma fimbria isolate UVic2021 breed Golden Eagle Sablefish chromosome 23, Afim_UVic_2022, whole genome shotgun sequence and contains these coding sequences:
- the kics2 gene encoding KICSTOR subunit 2: MTEAAEELRPVPRERAILESFFTQLGMFSFDRAKDYVEKEKDSSRSAGAIGAALLAALAHLAAAEKAYHNMTFLGQKIGGQSFFSRKDSIRTIYTSLYNELRKVMTTGRHGQPGSASYLEDLLSHLSEQLCHFTQARMEMADLYEKMHSLGSQKSINSEELVTTLEAVLHKYCSKFHHPILGRVEEGFQTEVDVVTQLLRCQAQVSEWRFLPALLSLHAATSKLTAWGQLFQRQKETRKHLFGGQSQKATQPPHLYAWLQRFQAALLAKFSFYFHEALSRQAVPADMRAMTARTAPDYHGKICSFVRKHDASNVSLVFDNRGSESFQGHGYHHPHSYREAPKGVEQFPAVVSLPTGERPLTHWPNVIMMMGDRAVELNTLDKVVHFYDDKVQSTYYLTRPEPHFTLVVIFDGRKSEKDAHIAAFLQEISGSLRNSKPFSSLKPGRAPRAPATGQLDLQQLDNWTSSNWTSNNWTSSNWTSNNWTSNNWNSNNSSVALIWSWRLGCI